One Eriocheir sinensis breed Jianghai 21 chromosome 61, ASM2467909v1, whole genome shotgun sequence genomic window, GAGAAAATATACGAGTAGGTGAGAGTTGGACAAAATATCAGAATTGCCGGCAGAATAATGTCAGACAAGGACCAAATCTGTCAACTGCCTACAATAcaacagagataaaaaaatgcATAGTTAACTTGGCAGCTCGGATACAGTAAtacagaaaaaatacaggaaagaaagaacggaggaatACGAGAAAATTATCATATTTGTCGACTGccaaaaacagagataaaaaatgCGTAGTTAACTTGGCAGCTCAGACACAAaaatacaggaaagaaagaaaaaatagaatacgAGAAAGTTATCATTTCTGTCGACTGccaaaaacagagataaaaaaatacaagaaatacaagaaagaaaaaacagaagaatatgAGAAAATTATCATATCTGTTGACTGccaaaaacagagataaaaaaatacaagaaatacaagaaagaaaaaacagaagaatacaAGAAAATTATCATATCTGTTGACTGCCAAAAACAGAGATAAAATatacaagaaatacaagaaagaaaaaacggaagAATACGAGAAAATTATCATATCTGTCAACTGccaaaaacagagataaaaaatacaagaaatacaagaaagaaaaaaacagaagaatacaAGAAAATGATCATATCTGTCGACTGccaaaaacagagataaaaaaatacaagaaatacaagagagaaaaaaacagaagaatacaAGAAAATTATCATATCTGTCGACTGCCGAAAATGACGAGCCGAAAACACAAACTAACAAGGAATTTAGCGGTGATAGGTTACAATGTCAGCGCGTTAGGTtactatatcgtcaccctcataaaataatccccTAAGtcattttcagcgatttccaggtttttgtcaacatcaatttttcaacatgtgatgcccatttttgtacagttgccttcgtcattcagggtttgagtgttctagaattggccttttcgtttctgcctaaataacccaaatgagatgatgagttcttttctgattccctgacaagtagaaaataatgagtgaggtggtttgtttacgaaggtgacgatatatagtTCCACTGTCGTCTAAGGGTTAATGTGTTTATGGACCTGGATTAGTGGAGTTCCTATTTTCCGACTAACTGATAACAATGGATTTTCACGGCACTGACAAAATGAGGCAACAAATTGAAAAGACTCCACTGATAATCACCTACTTCacaacctcttccttctcctactcctccttcatcaccacctcaacaGCACACGTCTCTCTCGGCATACCTCCGCCCCCGCTACGACACACAGCGAGGGCTCACTTCCGCCGCCACCGCTGCCACACACACTTGATTACGTAAGCTTCGGGAGCATCTTCTGCTGTACGATCTTGCCGTAACCACCTCTGCCGCTGTCGTAGTCCGTCCTGTACTCATCACGCACCTGGAAATGAgtgtggaggtgaggtgaggaaggggtgacatggtaagggaagggatatgaGTGTGGCAGTGAGGTGAGGATGGGGTGacatggtaagggaagggacatGTTGCACTATTTGGTTctttcattcaccaccaccaccattacgcacctgccctccactcttccccctcCCGTACTGCCGTCCTTCGATAAAGCCAGCGTCCCAGTCCGTACGTACGATGCGGTCGTCTAGTCGGGTCCCGTTGATGAAGCGCATGCACATCTCCGCGTCTTCTCTgtttgggggagagagagtgagagtgaggttaggttagtaagttgtgttttctctcttttctttttactagtatagggagagagagagtgaggttaggttagtaagttgtgttttctctcttttctttttactagtatagggagagagagtgagtgaggttaggttaggttaggttagtaagttgtgttttctttcttttctttttactagtatagggagagtgagtgaggttaggttaggttaggttagtaagttgtgttttctttcttttctttttactagtatagggagagagtgagtgaggttaggttaggttaggttagtaagttgtgttttctctcttttctcttcttattactagtacagtcgtccctcaaatagtatggtttccaatagtatggtttcggttttatacgaattgtcatggaagattttttttaggatttttaaatttcccgcttgtcgcaccaagtagccatggcacgagtggcaacactgttccaccaaaacacctgctgaaagcaccccaatgcGTTCAGAAAgatgttcaccttgcagaagaattcagatttaggataagttacgttttgggataagTTACGTTGCGGTAgtgagagcataccacgtgaatgagagcagtgttcgctgtatctatcatagtgtaaaagaaattcttgccgcagtaactgccagtgctgcaagagtggagataaaggccgtccttttactaagcctcgtcgttgctacggtaacggcgtctcactcgcagcaaaatggcgtacgctgatcttcctggcgacgtttaacatgcattactagctgtcctggctgacgaactccttacaacagaagatgaaaaggaagctgcagtggttatggtggcacagagaggtgaaatgcaatggaaacacttatatgtgtttgtttgggccgccatatttggcgatgacgtcatcacagcatgaaggctctccacctctcaaagccgggagccagcggatgtgccgagttggcaacttgtgctgccgcgtcacgcgtttgagagcactcaTGATGCTCcaagagtcccgattccctctcaaatgcagcccaggagtgtttcaaGGGGGgaactaattttatacggattttcgaatagtacggtggtcctgggtccctaacccccgtactacttgagggacgactgtatatcttcctcttcatttattaCTCTTTTCCATTTCCACCACATTACTCCACCCCTCCACAATCTTTTCCAAACCATCTTATTCCTCTCCACATTACTCCACCCTTGCACAATCCTTCCCAAACCATCTTAACCCTCTCCGCATGATTCCACTTCACTCCACCCTTGCACAATCCTTCCCAAACCCTCTTAACCCTCTCCGCATGATTCCACTTCACTCCACCCTTACACAATCCTTCCCAAACCCTCTTAACCCTCTCCGCATGATTCCACTTCACTCCACCCTTACACAATCCTTCCCAAACCATCTTAACCCTTTCCGCATGATTCCACTTCACTCCACCCTTACAAAATCCCTCTCAAACCATCTTATTCCTCTCCACATGATTCCACCTCACTCCACACCTTTCTCAAGAACCCCAAATCTTCTCCAATCACTTATAATCATTCTAAACCCCACACAAATCCTCTCCACAGTATCACTCCGCCTCCTTCCACCCATTCCACAATCCTTCCAACTTAACCCTCTTCACTACATAACTCCACCAAACTCCACCCATATTTTACCTCTCCTCAAAACCCTGTACCTTCTTCCACCCTAATCCACCACACTCCACCCCTCCGCACCTGGTAAAGTACTCCACGAAGCAGAACCCGCACGGCGTCTTCTTAAACTTGTCTAGCCCCATGACGATCTTCTTGACGTCGCCGGCGCGGCCAAACAACTCGTACAGCTGCTCCTCCGTGGTGTAGAAGGACAGGTTCCCGACGTACAGCGTGGATGTCAGCCGCAGCATACGTTCCTGGTCCGACCGGGATCCCTGCGGTGGGTGGCggcgaggggggagagagagaggacggatgAGGAAGTGGGAACGTTGCCGAGTCTGTGgttgtaatttttcttttttttttattattatttgttgtatGCAAGAtcccggtaggtctatacaaggcagctcctgtaatcctaaccccaccttacctcactatccatgactttatccaacctcttcttgaatgtatctatggtattggcacccacaacatgactgccaagcctgttccattcatccaccactctattggggAACcatttcttgcctatgtctttgttgaatctgaatttgtctaacttaaaaccattgctacgtgtcctacctggctcttttactaccaaaaccctattgacatcccctttattaaagcccttcatccatttatagacttcgataaggtctcctcgcaaaTTTCGCCcgtctagagagtgtagatttaaatgcttaagtctatccttataaggcaagtttctcaccccttgaatcatctttgtcatccttctctgtatagattctaacatcttgatatccattctatagtagggggaccagaactgaactgcataatcgagatgaggtctaactagtgctaagtaaagtttgaggatgacttcagcttacactcctcgagatgaaacccagtaccctgtttgcacgatttttagcctgaatgcactgGGCCTTGgatggaggtcagcgctcactaagactcccaagtccctctcacgcccagacctgctcagaggagtgtcatttaaggagtaattgtgtgaggggttattcctccCTACACTCAGAATACCACACTTCCTGAAATTGAATTcaatctgccacttccccgcccaatcatatagtctgccAAGGTAACTATTTCTATGTGTTAGAGGAGTATTGAATTAAGGgttattaggagagagagagagagagagagagagagagagagagagagagagagagagagagagagagagagaatggaaaaaatataattgagaggaagagagaaagaaagaattaattaacaaaagagggaaataaaggaaaaagtagaaataattaacaagaaacaaagaggaggaggaggaggagagagggagcgagagacaCACTAGGTAAAAGGTTGGAGATCGGGGATAATATTAAGTATCAGTGGCCGTTGCGTCTCCCTCCGCTGCCTGGTGTGGGCCGAGCCGACCCGAGccaagtgataataataataagccaaATACAAACCTTTTACTAGAGACTCCCTTACTCTCCCCCCCCTGCCCTCACCCCCTTACACAGACCCTCACCTTGTAGTGTTGGTCCCGGTACGAGCTGAGGTCAGTCTTCTGAAGTACACgcccatcaataataataatagtagtaacaagAATcaagaataatagtaataataataataatgacaataaggaTTATATACTCAACATAAAACATCTAGAAAATACAGCATGTAGACTGTTTGTGCAGAGTATGCGGTTATTATGGTCAAGATTGGTTACAGTAATGCGTCCATGTCTTGCTTCCTGCCCTACCAAGTGATCTTCTTTTGCATTAGCTACCTTCAAACATCCTGGAAAAGCAAAGCAAAGAGTGTAGTGTGAAAAGAGCCAAGAAATGTTTGTGCTAACCCACACAGCTGCAGGCAGCAGCCAAAATCTGCAGCTCACCACTGCTAAATTACAATAGGAGTGTTTGCACTCTTACCTacaggggggctttgccccctctCAACCCTTTGTATGGTTACTAAATGTCAGGTGAATATATATGTAACTTCCTAACAGGGGGATTTTGCCCCTCTCAACCCCCCCTGTGTTTCCAAGTTTCATTGCACTGGGTTACTCAGGCTTCCACGGCCTCATCAGTTCACACACAACTTTCTTGGTTATTTCCACCCTTGTGTTCATCCCTACACTCTTTCTACACTGAATGATATCatgggaggtttgaaggttaggaGAAAGTGAAAATTACAACAGAAGAGTATTTGGTAGGGCAGGAAGTGAGTTGTAGACACAGCACTATAAACAATCTTCACTGTAATAACAGTGAACTCAGGACAAACAACCCACTATACTGCACACTCCTTGACTCCCCCTCCTGTAGCATGCACCTACCCCTTACAACCCCTCAGTAAGAGCCCCCCTTAACCTCTCCAGCCCCCCCCAGCCCCCATTACCTTGAAGTGCTGGTCCCTGTACGAGCTGAGTTCAATGCTCGGagtgttggcccccatgacggacATCTTGCCGGCACAAACTTATAAGTATAACGCTGGATGAGACGGTATTAGAGTTGACCTGACCTCCACGCTCTGCCCTCAGCACCAAGGCGGCCCCAGCGGTGACCCGTGACCTCTGTGACCTCTCTGCCCTCTGCTGGTGGTTAGGAATGACTGCCTGTGGGAGTTTAAAGTATTGGTGtggttttatttccattataCATTACTGTACTTACGTATACATCTGCTATACATTATTTGCAGTAGTAGCAGCATAGGCCTTTACTTTTCCTCgaattcaattttttttaataattcatatacttaattttttatttatttatttatttatttattcttttgtccttgagctgcctccttatcTGAAAAGATCTTACAAAgctgacttaacctaaccttaacctgacCTGACTCCTTGCTGTGAATATGCGATGTGCTAGACAGCACTCACAAGCTTTTTATGTCAATATTTTTATGTTTAACTTTCCAAAAGCTATAGGTGATTAGAAACATAAAGAAAAGCCGGGTGGAAAAGTTCAAAGAAAGCCTCGATACTCTCCTGAAGGTAGTGCCAGATGAGCCACCAGGGCCCGGCCACACTGCAAATGGCCGGGCAACAACACACTCCttacggtaattgtggagattgactccgtgCCTCCAAAATACTATATTccacctccatattatagttaaggaatGAAATACATGTCATCAACCAAAATATGAAGGcacaagtacttaaaagtaaagaaaaggccTAACCCCCTTCCCCTAaggatcttgggggacctgtgggaaatTGGGGGGTGCTGGGTGGGGaggatatttaaactactcccgaactttacataacctaacctctaacgggggaGGGCGAAGCACCCTTTGACCCCACTCCTAACCAGGGGGAATGCAGCCCCCTGGAaacccccacatgtatgatgcgccgggaAACCTAAAGAAGTACAAGTGTGTGAGACCTTGGGAAGATTATTATCCTCGTGGGGGCGATATCGGAGGCGCGTAGTGAACCTCCATATTTACCAGACGCGGACCTCCAGACGTCACTAAGTAAACTACACACGATCAGGTTGTCcttaatttcctcctttctacGGATATATTAAACCCGATTTTCTCCCTTATAATCTTTGTTGTAGACCTAATTGTTGGTTTAGGATGCGTGATATAGGTTTAATCAGTTATATATAATGTCCTGAGGGAGGTTAAATCCGTCCCttcaggaaggaaatagaaaattaagaaaatgctgTGAACGTTTCTCCCTCATCTTGACAGCCACGCGCTACTTAAACCCAAttttctcccttctatcctttacCTTAGGCCTATTTTGAGGGTTTAAATAAAAGACAAAGGTTTATTGTCTTACCTAGTGTCCTCTAAGGTAGGTTTAATCGCTCCcttgaggaaaaataaagaaaaaaaaaggagacactcTGCTAtggcgtcttcttcttcctcttcttcttgtttacgTCGCTTCGGGCCCGTTCTGGAGCATTCGATTTCGGTCTGACCTTATTTTGACTTATTTTGGCTTTATTTAGGCCTATTTTACTTGctgatttacttatttatttactttactttcttgatTATTtgtttacttgatttttttttttgtatttcggtcgagttttttccttattttaactTATTTTAGCTTTATTTAGGCCTATTTTATTTGctcatttactcatttatttatttacctactttatttacttatttattcacttttattttatttcggtgtcgatttttttttgttaccctAAATTTTCCTTACTTTGGCTTTATTTACGCTTACTTTACTTATTAACTTACTcgtttacttacttatttacttattcgaTTACATTTATGATTAATTGAccgtcttattttatttttattatcctaAGATGGACTCCCTTATCTTTTATCTATTAGGCTACTTTGAGATGCATCATTTTATATTCTTATTGCTAATGATATCTAAAAGCTCTAATGGTGGACTTATTTTACATCTTAGCTTATTTTTTTACACTTGTTTACATTAAAATATCATAGGCTCGTGGGCCGCCGAGTACCCGCCATATCTTTCCTTCCGTATTATCATCAATAGTTCGCTTGTTTGCCTTGTTACGGAGGCCTTGACAGGGAGATAACAAGGCCGGGAAATGAAGCACAGCCCTCACACAAGTAATTAAGCCAGAAATACTTAATTGTACCTTAAAATagataagaatatatataaaactgtacCGTCTTGTATTGTTACGCAGGTCTTGACAGGGAAGATAACAAGGCCGGGAAATGAAGCACACCCCTCACACAAGTAATTAGACCAGAGATACTTAATTGTACCTTAAAATAGATAAGAGTATATGTAAAACTGTACCGTCTTGTACTGTTACGCAGGCCTTGACAGGGAGATAACAGGGCCAGGAAATGAAGCACAGCCCTCACACAAGTAATTAAGCCAGAAATACTTCATTGTACTTCAAAATagataagaatatatataaaactatcgTCTTGTATTGTTACGGAGGCCTTGACAGGGAGATAACAAGGCCAGAAAATGAAGCACAGCCCTCACACAAGTAATTAAGCCAGAAATACTTAATTGTACCTTAAAACAGATAAGAGTATATGTAAAACTGTGCCGTCTTGTATTGTTACGCAGGCCTTGACAGGGAGATAACAAGGCTGGGAATTGAAGCACAGCCCTCACACAAGTAATTAAGCCAGAAATACTTAATTGTACTTATATTTACTTTGTGTTATCTGGAGGTCATGACTGAGAGATACTGAGGCTGCCCGGCTACTTCTAGGATATCACTTGCTAAGATTACTGACACGGAGGCTATTAATGTGTATTGAACCGACAAGACAAGTTCAAATAagataaaaaggataaaacaCAGCATGGAATCAGAGTATAGAAGATAAGATAGAACATATTAAACAACAAAAATGGCACAAACTATTAATGTGTATTGAACCGACGAGACAAGTTCAAATAAGATAAAAAGGATAAAACCTAGCATTCAACCAGAGTATAGACGATAGAACATATTAAACAACAAAAATGGCACAAACTATTAATGTGTATTGAAACGGCGACAAGTCCAAATGAAATGCAAATAATAAAACCGCATTCAATCACAGTATGAAAAAGATCCGACTGAATGCATGAAACTACAACCTAatcaataaaaaaagacaatacCACAATGACACAAAAGCTGTTGATATATGGTCAGTCACGAGGGAGAGAAATCCAAATGAGATAATCAGCAAAGACAGCATCCATTGAGAGTATTAAAAAGCAGTAggcctatattttttttaccccaaTGCTACGTACCCCGATGTTAATACCCTAATGACACCCCAACATTACCCTAAAAAGATAATCCATGTTTTTCAATTCGTTCCTTCTCGTTTGttatgctttcctttcttccatctttgcTTGCTTATATTTTCCATCcaattgttttttcttcattattttcatgttgttttcttttttttccttcctgcataAAACGAACAGACAGATATGGagtgagatagacagatacagacagacagaccaacagaaaacagacacctctcctcccgaaattgacctctctcttggccgcTCGTAACTTTTGTCTCTAGGAaaagcgattagcgggctttttttttttataccttttcctgttgcccttgagctgtttctttagctgtaaaaaaaaaaagagagagacacagaacAGGTGAAATTGATACATAGCCAAGAGTATACAAATAATGAAGAAATTAAAAATATGAGCGAACCGCAGATTGAGAAGAAACCTACAATATAATGAGTTAATATCAAGAAAAAAGGACACCATAGAAAATaaatgacagaaaaagaaaacaaatcaatACTAAAACTGTCTTACCTTACATCTTTTTTTCAGCTCCGAGTGTCAGCGTTCACTTACGAAGGACAAGGTAGTGCCAGACCAGTGCCGCAGTGCCAAACGAAGGCTCCTCCTCGCTTGGCTGGCCGAAAGCAGAGTGAGGGCAGCAGGATACAAGGATAATCAGCAGTAAGCGGGTGCACCATGGATGTGTGGGTGAAGCTCAATGCATCCACCACAGGGAAGGACAAGATATTTAGGTGAGGCGGTCGAtccttaataatgataataataataataataatgctatacTCTGAACACTACCACTAActacctctcttctccctcctaatGCTATACTGCAGGCTACCACATACTACTGGTACTCCTCActaacctttcttcttcctctaacacTACCACTAactacctctcttctcttctcactaaTGCTATACCCCAAGCTACCACACACTACCCCTCACTAACCTTTTGTATTCCCCCAACACTCCCCACtactcctgtctctcctctctcccccaaaACTACCACTATCTcccactcttctcttccccctaatGCTATACCCACACTACCCCTCactaacctctcctctcctcctcccctctacccctaactccctttcttctctctcccccaaaACTACCACTATCTcccactcttctcttccccctaatGCTATACCCCACACTACCCCTCactaacctctcctctcctcctcccctctacccctaactccctttctcctctcttccccaaaACTACCACTATCTcccactcttctcttccccctaatGCTATACCCCACACTACCCCTCACTAACCTCTCCTTACCCCCCTAAAACCTCAGGGTACCATGCACTACCCCTAActccctcttatcttcccttaacccggtagcagcgatgggccaaatttgtggatttaccgtgtcgcagtgacgggccaaattcgtggatttaccgtgtagcagtgactggccaaatttgtggatttaccgtgtagcagtgacgggccaaatttgtggatttaccgtgtagcagtgactggccaaatttgtggatttaccgtgtaccagtgacaggccaaatttgtggatttaccgtgtagcagcgacgggccaaatttgtggatttaccgtgtagcagtgacgggccaaatttgtggatttaccgtgtagcagcgacgggccaaatttgtggatttaccatgtagcagcgatgggccaaatttgtggatttaccatgtagcagcgacgggccaaatttgtggatttaccatgtagcagcgacgggccaaatttgtggctttaccatgtagcagcgacgggccaaatttatggcatgatataacccccccaaaatatatgatacataatctgatcacaaatgctttgatatatattatgaaacggtttgtgtgaagggtgattttttctcatttttctcgtctggagggaccattaacccggtagcagcggggatcatgtttcttaatggtccctctaagcgagaaaaatgagaaaaaatcacccctcacacaaaccatttcataatatatatcaaagcatttgtgatcaacttatgtatcatctattttttgggggtttaatcatggcacaaatttggcccgtcgctgctaccgggttaagaaacatgatccccgcggctaccgggttaacattacgactaactccctttcttcttcccccgcTAGTTCTATACCCCAAGTTATCGCACTCTAACCTcaactccctctcttctttccacctctactactaccccATACTACCCCTTCACTAATCTCTTCTCTTGTCCCTCCTAAAACTACCCCACACtaacctctcttcttcccctaacACTACCACTAACTAACCTCTTCTCTCGCTCCTAAAACAACCCCAAACtaacctctcttctccccctaacaCTACCACTAACTAACCTCTTCTCTCACCCCTAAAATTACCCCAAACtaacctctcttctccccctaacactaacactaactaaCCTCTTCTCTCACCCCTAAAACTACCCCAAACtaacctctcttctccccctaacactaacactaactaaCCTCTTCTCTCGCCCCTAAAACAACCCCACACtaacctctctcttcttcccctaacACTACCACTAACTAACCTCTTCTCTCGCCCCTAAAACAACCCCACACtaacctctcttctcccccctaaCACTACCACTAACCTCTTCTCTCACCCCTAAAACAACCCCAAACTAACCTCTCCTCCCCCAATACTACCACTAAGTAACCTCTTCTCTCGCCCTTAAAACTACCCCACACtaacctctcttctccccctaacaCTACCACTAACTAACCTCTTCTCTCGCCCTTAAAACTACCCCACACtaacctctcttctccccctaacaCTACCACTAACTAACCTCTTCTCTCGCCCCTAAAACAACCCCAAACtaacctctcttctccccctaacaCTACCACTAACTAACCTCTTCTCTCGCCCCTAAAACTACCCCAAACtaacctctcttctccccctaacaCTGTCActaacttcctctcttctctcaatcTTAAAACTGCCCCTTACtaacctctcttcttcccctaacaaacctcttctctccccctaaaACAACCCAAAACtaacctctcttctccccctaacactctaacttcctttcccctccctctaaaACTACCCCTTTACTAACCTCTCTTTTCCCCCCCCAAGGCTTGTCCAGTACCTCAGCCGCCTGGTCTGGCACAACCTGGAGAGCCGGAAGAACCTGAGGGACACCGTGGCTCGCCTCAAGATACTCGAAAGCACCTTCTCCACCTTCAGAAAGTGTGAGTGGCGTCATATAGTCTTTTAATCTTACATACGCCGAGACAAAATCACGGcataacacacacccacacacatatacggCAACGCACTCACCCTTGCTCCCTCCACAGTGCTGCGTTTGGGCAAGAGTCTGGAGGTGCTACACGGGGCGCTGCGCACTCTACACCTCCACGATGTTGTCCTCCGCgtcacactcactctctcccgcATCcaccagttcctcttcctcctggccgACCACATCATCTGGGTGGGACGCGCCGGGCTCTGGGACATCAACCGCGACAAGTGGACACGTATCTCAAACAAGTTCTGGCTGGGCTCGATCATCCTCAACCTCCTCCGAGACGCGTATGAGGTCCTCGTTGTCATGAAGCGCCGTATGCGTTACCCGGCTTCCCCTGTGGGCCCGTGTGTTTACGAAGGTGCGCCGGTGGTCAAGGACGTGTGCCGGGCCGTTCCTGTGCTCCGCCCTGTTGTAGCGTTCGCCGAGGAGCACCGGGACGTCTTCTGGGACTGTATCAAGAACCTCTGTGACCTCTGGATCCCGTTAGCCAATCTCGGACACGCCAAACTCTCGCCGGGCACTGTGGGTTTCCTGGGCAGCGTGTCGTCGATGGCAGGCCTTGTAGCTGTTCTCGACCCCCTGGCCAAGCTTGCCCCGGCCTAACCTGCCCCTAGGAGAAAGAGCTAAAGGGACATAGGGGCTGTTAGGGGGCCTTGTCAGTGGCTTAAAGGCAGTGGAAAGATGATGTAGGGTTGGTATGGTATAAGAACAGTAGAAAAAAAGTGTCCTAATGTggttttgtctttggtttaagtGTGAATATGAACAAGCTGAAGGGACATAGGTGGTGTTAGGGGGCCTTGTCAGTGGTTTAAAGGCAGTGGAAAAGTCTT contains:
- the LOC126986124 gene encoding nuclear cap-binding protein subunit 2-like isoform X2, giving the protein MSVMGANTPSIELSSYRDQHFKTDLSSYRDQHYKGSRSDQERMLRLTSTLYVGNLSFYTTEEQLYELFGRAGDVKKIVMGLDKFKKTPCGFCFVEYFTREDAEMCMRFINGTRLDDRIVRTDWDAGFIEGRQYGRGKSGGQVRDEYRTDYDSGRGGYGKIVQQKMLPKLT
- the LOC126986124 gene encoding nuclear cap-binding protein subunit 2-like isoform X1, which encodes MSVMGANTPSIELSSYRDQHFKKTDLSSYRDQHYKGSRSDQERMLRLTSTLYVGNLSFYTTEEQLYELFGRAGDVKKIVMGLDKFKKTPCGFCFVEYFTREDAEMCMRFINGTRLDDRIVRTDWDAGFIEGRQYGRGKSGGQVRDEYRTDYDSGRGGYGKIVQQKMLPKLT
- the LOC126986124 gene encoding nuclear cap-binding protein subunit 2-like isoform X3; this encodes MSVMGANTPSIELSSYRDQHFKGSRSDQERMLRLTSTLYVGNLSFYTTEEQLYELFGRAGDVKKIVMGLDKFKKTPCGFCFVEYFTREDAEMCMRFINGTRLDDRIVRTDWDAGFIEGRQYGRGKSGGQVRDEYRTDYDSGRGGYGKIVQQKMLPKLT
- the LOC126986126 gene encoding peroxisomal membrane protein 11B-like, translated to MDVWVKLNASTTGKDKIFRLVQYLSRLVWHNLESRKNLRDTVARLKILESTFSTFRKLLRLGKSLEVLHGALRTLHLHDVVLRVTLTLSRIHQFLFLLADHIIWVGRAGLWDINRDKWTRISNKFWLGSIILNLLRDAYEVLVVMKRRMRYPASPVGPCVYEGAPVVKDVCRAVPVLRPVVAFAEEHRDVFWDCIKNLCDLWIPLANLGHAKLSPGTVGFLGSVSSMAGLVAVLDPLAKLAPA